The Dermacentor andersoni chromosome 1, qqDerAnde1_hic_scaffold, whole genome shotgun sequence genomic interval AAGATAATGTGTATGACATAAGTGAGCTGTAAATAAGGAGTGGGAATGGGGAGCTAAGAGTACGCCCCATCGGATCCAGCATTCGATACTGTCAACTCAATGTATTTGTCATTGGCTTTTGAGCAGGTAAACCTAATGTCTATTTTCCGGGGCAAGTATAGTGTAGCGATAAGGAAGTATTTGTTCTGAGCTGCTACCACGCACCCGTGCTAACAACCTGCACTTCTTGCAGGCGAGCACAGCCAGCAGGCCTCGGAGAGGCCTGCTTTGGTGTCGGCACTTGTCGGTGATAGGTTGTACTGGTGCCGACGGCGGCGGCCCTTTGTACTTCGCACAGAAAGAGctaaaatttcaaaccaaatgccgttTCCCCTTCTCACGGGCGCCGCGTCCATGCTGGAGTAGGGTGGCTAGGATAGCCGGAGGGTTGACGTATATGCATGGATACAGTTAACTACAGGGGCAGTGCAGTGTGCGGAGGCAGCGACGCATAAAGGCACCTGATGTTGGCGGTAGTGAAAGGAGCGGCGGCGCTGCAATCGCTCACTCTTGCATGTGGTGCCTGTTGCATGGCTCGGAAGCGCTGGATAGGTGGTGTTTCACCCGCTTTCTATGCATGTCTGCTGCTTTTAAATTCGTGAACATTATAGCTCGCGTCAACAGCAAGGAGGCGGGCGGCTGCTGTTGTGCGACATTATGCGTTTCCGCAGTTCTTATTTTACAGGGCCTCACTTAATGTGCTCTTGAAATGTGTGCCAAGGAGAGAACAATCGTACAATGTAACTGCTTAATTTAAACTTACTTTCAGTGTTATGGGGACTTGGATTTGTTGAAGCACACCAAGCAGCGGGACTTTTGTAATGCAGGTTATTTGTTCTTGTGCCCATTACCATACCAAATAATGCTGTCATTGCACTAGTGTGGCAAACTATTCCAGATATAATTCTTCAGTGCCCTACCAGCTCTTGTGTGTTTCCCTGTGATGCCTGTATAGCGAGCATTTAGTAACAGATTACACAGACCATGCAATTGTGCCCCATTTCTGTAATGCTGTACCCATATGCCTAGCGACAAGGATTGCGTCCTATGGATATCCTATCTACATCCACTGCTAGGACATCGATATCCTAGGGATGTGTCGAATACGTCCTGCAAACGTCCCTCACATGACCATTTAGTCGCACTTTCTCTTTTGCAATATTGTTGTACCGTTTGGGGCACTACGGGTGTCACAAATTTATCCAAGCTTCAccttcttcaaaaaagagctgtaAGATGCATTGCTTGTGCTCCTTATTGTTCCCCCACACATGATttgtttttaaaatatgaaatcctGCCAATCTATAGTTTACACAATTATAGACTTTTAATGATCTATAAACGCTCTTCACAAGGTGATGAACATTATATTAATTATCTGGCAAAACTTCAGAAAAACACGCATATCCTGCAGACTAGACATAAAGAAATTTGGTTAGTGCCGACGCCTAGGGCATATTATACCGAGCAGTCTCTTTCTTATACTgttccagtattattaaataaattgaaCAGAGACTTATTTGACCCCTTTCAGCATTCAAGTGATGTTATTAAGCTATATTTTCTTAACAAGATTACGTAATACTGCACTCAGTTTAAACCTATACCTGTTATTAATTTTTCCGTTTCCCCATGAccaattatttgtttttctaatgcctatgtttgtgctgcaatgcatagcgctGCCTTTTACAAAGTGTCTTGTTATTtagtttcagtgtttatttggacAATCGATAATCTctgcctgtgtactgtactgccgagttgataaagggggcaggacctctgtcaagcttacgagcttttagtcctgtctccttctctgttcaagagaaaaataaagactgaattgaattgaattgaatgtcCTGCGGACATCCATTGCATGTCCGCGAGGGCCTTTACATGGACATGCTGCGTACATTTTACAGACATATGCCAGGGTCTTTTGCATACTGTTCGCCATAATGCACATTACGGTTGCAGCACAGGGTGATAGATGCATGAGCAGAGCACCCACGCATCAAGAATAGATACATTGGAGAGTTttagattaagaggaagctttagctcgggtgctcctatctaaatacatgtaaaagaagaattcatttatctcgacaaccactgcatcaaatttgacaaggtttgttgtatttaaaagaaaaacttaaaatctagtgactgttggtttcggattttttatttaggtcgtcaattttttattaaatattggcaaatatcgaaaattttgaagaaacgaaactatcaagtttaacacTCTGTAACTGAGCAACGAAAATtgataatacaattccgtgaattgcatctaatagtacatctaaagaggATGAAATTGGTTGGTTACAgaggaatctaaaaaaaaaaattggtaatatggagatacagcttttgcagaacccttgtaaacaacgtaacaaattcacgtaagatataaaatgacgtatcgaatttgtccgctttcaatgatctaatggatttcgtttacagaaccgtgatatgcgttttttatgcagagctatgaatcttgaacttcgtgcttctattttctctaactttaaaatttttgaaaatctttttaacaagaTTCAGGACCTAACTCAAAATTCcgctgccaacagtcactagaatttaactttctctctcagatgcaacaaatttcattaaaataggtccaggggttacctcagaaaaacgttttttgcgttttacatgtatttgaataggccgcgtcggagttggtcccgagctaaagcttccgcttaagctAGGGGACACAAGCATTGGGGCGCACTAGTGCTTGGGTCCATGGTACTGAGCATGCGCAGACCGGTCTAGTGGGGACCCCTTTTGGACCCCTATCTCCTGTTCACACGTGACTTGGGCCATTCGTCCTCGCGATCGCTGAGGACATGCAGTTCCAGCCttattttggatagcgtacattccccgcggccTTGGAGCCGGCGCaacgcggagcctgctgcttgcgcgcgcggcgcacggcgtaacgtgagccacgcgtaagaacagtgcctgaggagcgggcccctctcgTCCTCTCTTCGGTTTCTCTCTCCTTCATCGGAGATACGCGGGGGCCTTCGCCcgacagattgactttcggtgctcttggctgtcggacgtgcgggGCGGGGCCACTttggtcccgcgcccctctgagcaaggcggcaCCTTTCTGTGTGGCGAAGCAGACTTCCCGGCCGGGAGCgttcacccgtagtctgcgactgccaccctaGTGCCGTACTCCTGTATTGTACGCGCATTTTGTACATAACAGGGaataaacccccattcgttggtaccacggctggagtcgtctctacgccttgccggtgagtcggcgaacccgccgcggcgcccgtttgcgtgcgctgcggagtggggacgagctacgcGTGTCTCCTTAAACCTATAGCTAGCCGGGTCTGGGCACGTTAGCCTGAACCCCCACATATCTGGCGCCCAACTAGGTTTCAGCATGACGTCGGAGCAGACCCCGATTCGGCAAGCCCATCCAACCTTTGCCGCTTACCTTCGAAACGGCTGGTTCCACGACCGGGACGATTTGGCCGCTGAAGCGAAGCGTATTCAGGGTGACATTCTGGCCGCACGGGCCTATCGCCCGCCGCCGCCAGCGTTGTTGTCCCTTGAACCCCGGTGCACTTGGAACGACGGCAACATACCGCCCGCTCCTTTCCGGCAAACCGACGCAACAGCAGCCCTCGTTGGAGAAACGGAGCGAGGCGCGTGGTAGCTTTCTGACCGTGCTCTTGACCTGTACGCCAGGTGGGCGTGCACAGTCGCCCAATTcggccgagcacgaaactgggaCCACCGAAGTGGCCCGGCGGTGGAAACTGATGTCAGTGCAATGCCCCCCGCAGCGCTACAGAAGAGTGGGCGTGTACCCAGCCGAGCAGTTCACCGATGTGCGCAAAGAGAAACCTATCTCGCAGAGACAGGCGTACCAGTCCCTTTGCTGCCGGGCAAAGGCCGCGAGCAAGGGCTTCACAAATCGGTTCATCCGCTCGGTGGGATTGGCCTGATGGTGATCAGTcgttgttttgcggtgctttgTGCCAAAGGCTGCCCAGACATCGACGAAGACCTTGGCCATAAAATAGGACGCGTTGTCAGTGATCAACTCCGCCGGAAAACCAAAGCTAATGAATACCTCGAGTAACTTGTCCCATATGACGCATGCCGTTAGCTTCCGAAGGTGAAAAAGTTCTACCCACTTCGTGAAATGATCTGTGACGGCCAGCAGGAATGTGTGACCTTGCCGGTTTCTCGGGAAAGGTTTCATAACGTGACAGGCCGCGATTTGCCAGGGTAGCTGGCTGTCGATCGGCTGCATGAGGCCGGGGTTTTGCCGCCACGGGGCTTCACACTTTGGCACACACGGCATGAGCGAGAATATATAATGAAGTACATCTCgcttcatgcctggccaggtCGCGAAGCGGATAACTCTTACGGCCACTCGCGTGTCCGGCCAACCTCGAGTCACGGAAATAGCTCAAAGTGGCCCTTCGTAGACTGCGGGGAATCACTAAAAGGATTCATAAGGAGCCTCTTCAGATGGGATATAGCGCAGGAGCACTCCGTCAGCATTCAGCAGATACGAATCCAACGTGCCCGCAATAATACCAGCTGCGTCGCACCCATACCCAGTGCCAACAGAAATACGAATTTGCGCCCATCGGCGTTGCCACCTTGCTCCATTTCGGGGCTGTGCTCTTTTTCTAGCTCTTCAGTGATTTGCTGACAAAATGGGTCGTTCCGCTGAGCTTTCAGCAGCTTCTGTCTGCTAAATGCAATACCCATGGACGTTACAGGGTCCAGCAGGTACGCGCTTTCGCCCGGCGACGGCGGCTTACAGGCCTCATTGGCGCCTGAACTCGCTCCGTTCGCGCCATTGGAAGGGCTCCGGCTTCGTTCGGAAGCGTTGTCTCGGAGGGGTGCCGGTTAAAAGTGTCCGAGTCTGAAATGGGGGTGCGCGACAGGGCGTCGGCCACCACATTTGTGCTCCCCTTCCGATAGCGAACAACAAAGTTGTAGCGCTGTAATGTCAATGCCCAGTGCACGTGGCAGCCTGAGGGCTCGCACAAGCGCTTCAGCCAGGTGAGCGCCATGTGATCTGTTTCAATAACAAAAGGCACTCCGTCAACGTAGTGATCGAACTTACACGGAGCGAACACTATCGCTATACACTCACGTTCGGTCACGGAGTAGTTACGCTCTGCGGGCGTCAACGACTGGCTGGAAAAGGCCACTGGCCGAAGAACTTCCTCATGTTCTTGGAACAGCACCGCACCTATTCCCAGGTTGCTCGCGTCAGCTTGGACTACGAACTCCTTGTTCAGGTCGGGCAGCTTCAGCTCGGCTGTGTCCACAAGAGCTTTAGAGAAAGCTCTGAAGGCAGCACCTTGCTCCGGATCGACCCCAGCTCCAGCTTGTAGACTTCCTCAACAACGAGGTCAAGGGAGCCTGTAGAGCGGCGCAGTTGGGCACAAATTGGCGGTAGTAATTCACCATGCCCAAAAAGCGTCTGAGGGCCTGTATGTTCGCCGGCGTTGGGCACTCGAGGATAGCTCGGACTTCGTCCTCGCTAAGCCCAGCAGTCAGACGCGGATCTCTGCGATCTGAGCTTTCTTCGGGTTCAGAGTGCAGCCTTTCGAGGATGTCCTCCAAGTAGTGGAGGTGTGCCTCAAAGGTGCGAGAGAAGAGGACAATGTATCGTCTAAGTAGGCTTGGGCGTATTGCCATTTTGCCCTTCCCAGAACTATGTCCATCAATCTATGGAAAGTCGCTGCAGCGTCCGAGCAGCCAAAGGGCATGCAAGTGAACTCGTACAAGCCTCTATGCGAGGTGAAAGCGGTTTTCTCCACATCCCTTGGCTCCATCTGCACTTGCAGGTAACCGCGGCTAGCATACAGAGTGGTAAAATAATGTGCACCACCTAGGCTCGCCACGATTGAGTCGATGCTCGGCATAGGGTAAGCATCCTTCCGAGTGACATCATTGAGTcggcggtagtccacgcaaagacGAGAGGAGCCGTCTTTTTTCGGGACCAGCAATACCGGAGAACCCCATGGACTATTAGATCAGTGGATTGCCCCAGTCTCGATCATTTCGTCCATTGCGAGGTCGATAGTTTTCTTTTGGCCACACTTAAGGGCCTAGGATTGCATTTCCATGGTAGCGCGTCGCCTGTGTCGATTTGTGTCGCACAAGAGTGGTGCGTCCCCGGCCCAAGTCTTCAGGAGGGGGGGGGATGTGGGCGCCCCTTTTGGACCCCTATCTCCTGCTCACACCCGACTTGGGCCATTCACTCTCGCGATCGttggggacacgcagttccagccttattttggatagcgtacattcctCGCGGCCGCTGGagccggcgcgacgcggagcccgctgcttgcgcgcgcggtgcacggcgtaacgtgagccacgcctaagaacagtgcctgaggagcgggccctctcttcggcttctctctccttcagcatcggaggtaCGCGGGGGCCCTTCTATGGGGGGCCTTCGCCcgacagattgactttcggtgctcttGGCTGTCAGACGTGCGGACCCACTTAGCCCCGtgcccctctgagcaaggcggctTCTTTTcgtgtggcgaacctgctcggaagagccagcgtggcggagcagacttcccaGAAGatttcacccgtagtctgcgactgccaccctaGTGCCGTACTCCCCATTTTGTACATAACAGGGaataaacccccattcgttgttaccacggctggagtcgtctctacgccttgccggtgacTCAGCGAGCCTAAAACTTTAAGCGAACCCACCGCGGCGCCCTTTTGCGTGCGTggcggagtggggacgagctatATGTCTCCTTACATCTTAGATAGCCAGGTCCGGGCACGTTACCCTGAACCCCCACACTCTGCGCATGTGCAGTACCGTGACCCCAACACTTGCGTCCCCaaagttttagtttaggggacgcaagcggcttgcgtacgcaagaactaggggcgacggtactgcgcatgcgcagaccgctacgtctacttgcgtccttgggttgtttggccggccgaaaacatcgctgcccctaagggGTCACGTTACCCATGTGACTCTCGCGTTGTAGgagaacttacgagtagctagcgggtagataatctaataaatctttcgccaagtgtcgacagacgtcgtttttatatatattggAGAGGTTTATAAACGCAgttggggcgttggggcggagccataAACGGGAGAGGCCTGCATGGTGCATTCACCTGGCGGCGCAAATTTATTCtatggcgcaaagctcaaacggacaaaagccgctaatattgctgtaaccaagtctattctacttcgctgctggtgtaaattttcggcactggcgtaattgtgttgctgccaaaaacttatacccgcagcaaagtaaaatacacttgatTACTGCAacattagctgtttttgtctgtttgagctttgcgccaccaggtagATATGCACCATACAGGACGCTCTCGTTCATGGCTCCGCCCTAACGACCCAGCCTGCGTTTACCCAAATACCGGACactctaaacctctctattaactgcttttaataaaaatagttttatgtgctttacttcatatgcttgatttcatgttttaaaaaatgataacgcagcaaaaatcagacgttgatggcgctgcgagcgcatgcgacctcactgcggcttgcgtttggttgcttgcgtacgcaaacgcacccaagcgctaggggccccaacgccttgcgtcccctaaactaataCCTCTATTGTGTGCACAcgatacacacacacgcacgtgtgcggaagtgcagcatactcCTGCGCTTTGCGCCAAGCGCCTTATTGTTGCCTTATTGAACTATAATTGAAGTCTTCAAAGTAAATTGCCTCAGAAAACTCGTAGTACGACGTAAACACgagctacagacatgatagctttggattgtaatttgaacatgcaagaaaacataattctgctacgaGGAAACTCATGAGATAGCTTCAATTGGAGGACAAGTATTCAcgtgcatgtaaaaaaaaaaaaaaaaggtgcatgtAAGATAATCTTGGGACATTCGTAATAGGATATCCAAGACTGACGTCCAGCAGATGTCGTCCTATTTGTATTCGAAATGGTGCATGGACATGGGGTCATGATTCGGATGTCCTATATGGACGAAGCGTTTTCGCTGGTCGTTAAACTGCTCGCCAAAGCATGATCTCCATAAATACAACGAGCTGCTTTTCCGTTTCAGTGAAGCTACCGTTTGGCATCTGGCATCGTTGTGCTAGTCCTCTCCTTCTGCTCATTCGTGTTTACTGTGCGAGTGCGACATGATTTCTACAGATGAATTTCAGTGACTTTTTCAGAATACATGACTCAATCAATAAGTGGTATGTGATTTCAATCTGTGCATGCAAGTTTTC includes:
- the LOC140218487 gene encoding uncharacterized protein; protein product: MAIRPSLLRRYIVLFSRTFEAHLHYLEDILERLHSEPEESSDRRDPRLTAGLSEDEVRAILECPTPANIQALRRFLAELKLPDLNKEFVVQADASNLGIGAVLFQEHEEVLRPVAFSSQSLTPAERNYSVTEHHMALTWLKRLCEPSGCHVHWALTLQRYNFVVRYRKGSTNVVADALSRTPISDSDTFNRHPSETTLPNEAGALPMARTERVQAPMRPPIDSQLPWQIAACHVMKPFPRNRQGHTFLLAVTDHFTKWVELFHLRKLTACVIWDKLLEVFISFGFPAELITDNASYFMAKVFVDVWAAFGTKHRKTTTDHHQANPTERMNRFVKPLLAAFARQQRDWYACLCEIGFSLRTSVNCSAGYTPTLL